In Spirochaeta thermophila DSM 6578, the following proteins share a genomic window:
- the radC gene encoding RadC family protein: MEVRELPPHDRPRERLVERGPGALSSEELMSVILGSGIKGKGVRKLAREVLSFLEARNFSCSVKELTTIEGLGQAKATLILAAFELARRYLAPPSTPITTPEIAYQFLRPYADKKQEHFLCLSLNGAQELIALRVVSVGLVNRALTHPREVFADPIADRAASIIVAHNHPSGSLTPSVEDQEVTRRLKEAGEILGIPLLDHIVFSQKGYLSLKQAGYL, translated from the coding sequence ATGGAGGTACGGGAACTTCCCCCTCACGACAGACCGAGGGAGCGGCTCGTGGAACGGGGGCCGGGAGCCCTCTCGAGCGAGGAGCTCATGAGCGTGATCCTGGGAAGCGGCATCAAAGGCAAGGGCGTCCGGAAGCTCGCACGGGAGGTGCTCTCCTTCCTGGAGGCGCGGAACTTCTCCTGTTCGGTGAAGGAGCTCACCACCATCGAGGGGCTGGGGCAGGCAAAGGCCACGCTCATCCTCGCGGCCTTCGAGCTCGCGCGAAGGTATCTTGCACCTCCTTCCACCCCCATCACCACGCCGGAGATCGCCTACCAGTTCCTGAGGCCGTATGCCGACAAGAAGCAGGAGCACTTCCTCTGCCTCTCGCTCAACGGCGCCCAGGAGCTCATCGCCCTCAGGGTGGTGAGCGTGGGTCTGGTGAACCGGGCACTCACCCACCCCCGCGAGGTCTTCGCCGACCCCATCGCCGACCGGGCCGCGAGCATCATCGTGGCCCACAACCACCCGAGCGGTTCCCTCACCCCGAGCGTGGAGGACCAAGAGGTCACCCGCAGACTCAAAGAGGCGGGCGAGATACTGGGCATCCCCCTCCTCGACCATATCGTCTTCTCACAGAAGGGATACCTCTCCCTCAAACAGGCAGGCTACCTGTAG
- the rsxE gene encoding electron transport complex subunit RsxE — translation MTWKENLLKGFFRENPIFVIMLGMCPTLGVTNSAINGVGMGLATTAVLLGSNTVISLIRDFIPEKVRIPSFIVVIATFVTIIDLVMAAFVPELHESLGLFIPLIVVNCIILGRAEAFASKHGVGASFIDGLSMGLGFTFALTILGSVREILGSGSIFGLSFVPEGASTVLLFVMPPGAFIALGLLIPAMNTLRDKLARKEA, via the coding sequence ATGACCTGGAAAGAGAACCTCCTCAAGGGCTTCTTCAGGGAAAACCCCATCTTCGTCATCATGCTCGGCATGTGTCCCACCCTCGGGGTCACCAATTCCGCCATCAACGGCGTGGGCATGGGCCTCGCCACCACGGCCGTACTCCTCGGCTCTAACACGGTAATCAGCCTCATCCGCGACTTCATCCCGGAGAAGGTACGCATCCCCTCCTTCATCGTGGTGATCGCCACCTTCGTGACCATCATCGACCTGGTGATGGCGGCCTTCGTGCCCGAGCTTCACGAGAGCCTGGGACTCTTCATCCCCCTCATCGTGGTCAACTGCATCATCCTGGGGCGAGCCGAAGCCTTCGCCTCCAAGCACGGGGTCGGTGCCTCCTTCATCGACGGGCTGAGCATGGGACTCGGCTTTACCTTTGCGCTTACCATCCTCGGTTCGGTGAGGGAGATCCTCGGTTCCGGCTCGATCTTCGGCCTGTCCTTCGTGCCCGAGGGGGCGAGTACGGTCCTCCTTTTCGTGATGCCGCCGGGAGCCTTCATCGCCCTGGGACTCCTCATACCCGCGATGAACACCCTGCGGGACAAGCTCGCAAGGAAGGAGGCCTGA
- the katG gene encoding catalase/peroxidase HPI: MNEETIKPRKRWITDWWPNKLNLKVLRQNCETSNPYGRDYDYISEIKSLDVDAVIRDLKELMKTPQDWWPADFGHYGPLFIRLSWHSAGSYRIHDGRGGARNGSIRFSPRINWPDNIGLDKAIRLLWPLKKKYGKKLSWADLIILAGTVALEDMGVEIAGFSLGREDIYEPDESPDWGAEEQMLSGKKRFKEGTLEKPYAATEMGLIYVNPEGPGGNPDPKGSAEEIRLAFARMGMNDEETVALIAGGHAFGKCHGAGPGKHLGPDPASSSLEQMGLGWSYGYKTGKGPHAYTSGLEVIWSSTPTKFGLQYLQFLFKYEWELERSPDGKHQWVAKDAPEIVPDPYDPQKRHKPRMLTADLALRFDPVYAQIAQRFLKNPKEFENTFAKAWFKLTHRDMGPKSCYMGPYVPKEEFIWQDPLPPRGYELIDAEDIKDLKKKLLESGLSIPQLVYTAWSSAASYRHSDRRGGANGGRIRLHPMNQWEVNHPEHLQKILPVYEEIQRSFNELQESRGTGKKVSIADLIVLGGCAAVEEAARRAGYNVEVPFSPGRVDAREEHIDVEFYKEIEPFADGFRNYFKDPTSFDEGDVYTTPEYFLVDRAQLLTLTVPEMTVLIGGLRVLGATYRYEPHGVLTDHPGVLTNEFFVHLLDMGVEWKQADPHRYLFRGYDRKTGSQRWTATRADLIFGHHEELRAVAEVYAADDGKEKFVLDFVEAWNKVMNLDRFDLKMPS, encoded by the coding sequence ATGAACGAAGAAACGATCAAACCCAGAAAGCGATGGATCACTGACTGGTGGCCCAACAAACTCAACCTCAAGGTCCTCCGCCAGAACTGTGAGACATCGAATCCCTATGGAAGGGACTACGACTACATCAGTGAGATCAAATCCCTCGATGTCGATGCAGTGATCAGGGATCTCAAGGAACTCATGAAAACACCTCAGGACTGGTGGCCGGCGGACTTCGGTCACTACGGTCCCCTCTTCATAAGACTTTCCTGGCACAGCGCAGGAAGCTATCGTATTCACGACGGACGGGGAGGCGCCCGGAACGGCAGCATCCGTTTCTCCCCGAGGATAAATTGGCCGGACAACATCGGTCTCGACAAGGCCATACGCCTCCTCTGGCCTCTCAAAAAAAAGTACGGGAAAAAACTTTCATGGGCCGATCTCATCATTCTCGCAGGCACAGTCGCCCTGGAGGACATGGGGGTCGAGATCGCTGGATTCTCTCTGGGAAGGGAAGACATCTACGAACCTGACGAGAGTCCGGATTGGGGGGCAGAGGAACAGATGCTCTCCGGCAAGAAGCGATTCAAAGAAGGGACGCTCGAAAAGCCCTATGCAGCCACGGAAATGGGTCTCATCTATGTCAACCCTGAGGGCCCTGGCGGCAACCCCGATCCCAAGGGATCGGCCGAAGAGATCCGCCTCGCCTTCGCGCGGATGGGCATGAACGACGAGGAGACAGTGGCCCTCATCGCGGGGGGACATGCATTCGGCAAGTGCCATGGTGCAGGCCCGGGGAAGCATCTCGGCCCGGATCCCGCCTCATCATCACTCGAACAGATGGGGCTCGGGTGGAGCTACGGGTATAAGACCGGCAAAGGGCCGCATGCGTACACCTCCGGCCTGGAGGTGATCTGGTCTTCCACACCCACCAAGTTCGGTCTTCAGTACCTCCAGTTCCTCTTCAAGTATGAATGGGAGCTGGAACGGAGTCCCGACGGGAAACACCAGTGGGTGGCCAAGGACGCTCCCGAGATAGTGCCCGATCCTTACGACCCTCAAAAGAGACACAAACCCAGAATGCTCACCGCTGATCTCGCCCTTCGTTTCGATCCCGTATACGCCCAGATCGCCCAGAGATTCCTCAAGAACCCGAAAGAATTCGAGAACACATTCGCAAAGGCGTGGTTCAAACTCACCCATCGGGACATGGGCCCCAAATCCTGCTATATGGGACCATATGTGCCGAAGGAAGAGTTCATCTGGCAGGATCCCCTTCCCCCACGTGGGTACGAACTCATCGATGCAGAGGATATCAAGGATCTCAAGAAAAAGCTCCTGGAATCGGGATTGAGTATCCCACAGCTCGTCTACACCGCATGGTCTTCGGCTGCCTCGTATCGACATTCAGACCGACGGGGAGGAGCAAACGGCGGGAGGATCAGACTCCATCCGATGAACCAGTGGGAAGTCAACCATCCGGAGCACCTCCAGAAGATCCTCCCGGTCTACGAAGAAATCCAGCGTTCGTTCAATGAACTCCAGGAGTCACGAGGAACCGGTAAGAAGGTCTCCATCGCCGACCTCATCGTACTCGGGGGATGTGCTGCGGTGGAAGAAGCGGCGAGAAGGGCAGGATACAACGTCGAGGTACCGTTTTCCCCGGGAAGAGTGGACGCCCGGGAAGAGCACATCGATGTGGAATTCTACAAGGAGATAGAACCTTTCGCGGATGGCTTCAGGAACTATTTCAAGGACCCCACCTCCTTCGACGAGGGAGACGTGTATACCACTCCCGAGTACTTCCTCGTGGATCGCGCCCAGCTCCTCACGCTCACTGTCCCCGAGATGACGGTGCTGATAGGAGGGCTCAGAGTACTCGGGGCCACCTATCGGTACGAACCACATGGTGTCCTCACGGACCACCCCGGTGTACTCACCAACGAGTTCTTCGTACACCTCCTCGATATGGGAGTGGAATGGAAACAGGCGGATCCCCATCGATACCTCTTTCGCGGGTATGACAGAAAGACGGGATCTCAACGCTGGACTGCTACCAGGGCGGATCTCATCTTCGGCCATCATGAAGAACTGCGTGCCGTGGCCGAAGTATATGCGGCCGATGACGGAAAAGAGAAGTTCGTGCTCGATTTCGTCGAGGCATGGAACAAGGTGATGAACCTCGACAGATTCGATCTCAAGATGCCCTCATAG
- a CDS encoding sugar phosphorylase, giving the protein MEPVDRMRELLSFIYGPETGRDTHEALHALLDGWRGRLPSPDEEYASGRLPLDHTDAVLITYGDQFGRKGEAPLATLGEFLREYLSGTMKGVHILPFFPYSSDDGFSVMDYRRVNPEWGTWDDVRRISEDFRLMVDLVLNHCSAKSEWFRRFLQGDPEYEDFFITVEPGTDLSGVFRPRALPLVHEFESAKGPVLVWTTFSRDQVDLNYANPRVLLEMIDIFLFYVSQGAQIIRLDAIAYLWKELGTPCIHHPKTHAVVKLFRAICEEVCPWVLIITETNVPHKENISYFGDMDEAHLVYQFALPPLVLDAFLRKDVSYLREWARTIDTYGGKVSYFNFLASHDGIGVLPARGILPDEYIDAMIEAVKDRGGLISYKSTPQGEVPYELNINYLSAISESHLDRPTRARKFLASQAVMLSLVGMPGIYVHSLLGSENWREGVEKTGMNRTINRQKLSYEGVLEELRDPESLRSMVFEGYLDMLAARRKSRAFDPRGMQEVLEAPETVFALLRRSPDATEEVLCLINVSHIEQECVFPSSIFRTAPDAHLFTELTSGDTLVPYREDEDRFSISLGGYEVLWLTPYRDKG; this is encoded by the coding sequence ATGGAACCTGTGGATCGCATGAGAGAGCTCCTCTCGTTCATCTATGGACCGGAGACGGGACGTGACACCCATGAGGCGCTTCATGCCCTTCTTGATGGGTGGAGGGGCCGTCTTCCTTCTCCTGACGAGGAGTATGCCTCCGGCCGCCTTCCGCTCGATCACACAGATGCGGTGCTCATCACGTATGGTGATCAGTTCGGAAGAAAAGGGGAAGCCCCCCTCGCCACCCTCGGAGAGTTCCTTCGAGAGTACCTCTCCGGCACGATGAAGGGAGTCCATATCCTCCCCTTTTTCCCCTATTCCTCCGACGACGGATTCTCGGTGATGGACTACCGCCGGGTGAACCCGGAATGGGGCACCTGGGACGATGTCCGCCGTATAAGCGAAGACTTCCGCCTCATGGTGGACCTCGTACTCAACCATTGTTCTGCCAAGAGCGAGTGGTTCAGGCGCTTCCTCCAGGGCGATCCTGAGTACGAGGACTTCTTCATCACCGTGGAGCCCGGCACCGATCTCTCAGGGGTCTTCAGACCCCGTGCCCTTCCCCTTGTTCACGAGTTCGAGAGTGCGAAGGGGCCGGTACTGGTGTGGACCACCTTCAGCCGGGATCAGGTGGATCTCAACTATGCGAACCCACGGGTCCTCCTGGAGATGATCGACATCTTCCTCTTTTATGTCTCTCAAGGGGCCCAGATCATCAGGCTTGATGCCATCGCCTATCTGTGGAAGGAACTCGGTACTCCCTGTATCCATCACCCCAAGACCCATGCCGTGGTGAAGCTCTTCAGGGCGATCTGTGAGGAGGTCTGCCCCTGGGTCCTCATCATCACCGAGACCAATGTGCCTCACAAAGAAAACATCTCCTATTTCGGTGATATGGACGAGGCCCATCTCGTGTATCAGTTCGCCCTTCCTCCCCTCGTCCTGGATGCCTTTCTCCGGAAAGATGTCTCCTACCTCAGGGAGTGGGCACGTACCATCGATACCTACGGCGGAAAGGTGAGCTACTTCAATTTCCTTGCCTCTCATGATGGGATAGGCGTACTTCCGGCTCGAGGCATTCTCCCTGATGAGTACATCGATGCCATGATCGAGGCGGTGAAGGATAGAGGAGGGCTCATTTCCTACAAGAGTACACCCCAGGGAGAGGTGCCCTATGAGCTCAACATCAACTATCTGAGTGCGATCAGCGAGAGCCACCTCGACCGCCCGACCCGGGCGAGGAAGTTCCTCGCAAGCCAAGCCGTGATGCTCTCCCTGGTGGGGATGCCCGGAATCTATGTCCACAGCCTTCTGGGTTCGGAAAACTGGCGCGAAGGGGTGGAGAAGACCGGGATGAACCGCACGATCAACCGGCAGAAGCTCTCCTACGAAGGGGTGCTCGAGGAGCTACGCGATCCTGAGAGCCTGAGGAGCATGGTCTTCGAGGGCTACCTCGACATGCTCGCCGCCCGACGGAAGAGTCGCGCCTTTGATCCCAGGGGGATGCAGGAGGTGCTCGAGGCCCCTGAGACCGTGTTTGCCCTCCTGAGGAGGAGCCCTGACGCCACAGAGGAGGTGCTCTGCCTCATCAACGTGAGCCACATCGAGCAGGAGTGCGTCTTCCCCTCCTCGATATTCAGAACCGCGCCGGATGCGCACCTGTTCACCGAGCTCACAAGCGGGGACACCCTCGTCCCCTACCGAGAGGACGAGGACCGCTTCTCCATCTCGCTCGGCGGCTACGAGGTCCTCTGGCTCACACCGTATCGGGACAAGGGCTGA
- the rsxA gene encoding electron transport complex subunit RsxA, giving the protein MEYIAIIFGAIFINNIIFAQFLGICPFLGVSSRLSTATGMGAAVLFVMTLATLVTYLIHDLVLMPLGLHFLVTVAFILVIASLVQFVEIVLKKIAPPLYQALGIFLPLITTNCAILGVALLVLQKGFSFGESVVFAAATALGFTLALVLMAGIRERLELADVPKRMQGGPITLITAGLLSLAFMGFSGMM; this is encoded by the coding sequence ATGGAATACATCGCCATCATCTTCGGTGCGATATTCATCAACAACATCATATTCGCCCAGTTTCTGGGGATCTGTCCCTTCCTGGGTGTGAGCTCCAGGCTCTCCACAGCCACGGGCATGGGAGCTGCGGTGCTCTTCGTGATGACTCTTGCCACCCTTGTCACCTACCTCATCCACGATCTGGTCCTCATGCCCCTGGGGCTCCACTTCCTCGTGACCGTGGCATTCATCCTGGTCATCGCCTCCCTCGTACAGTTCGTGGAGATCGTGCTCAAGAAGATCGCTCCCCCGCTCTATCAGGCCCTCGGAATATTTCTCCCTCTCATCACGACCAACTGTGCGATCCTGGGAGTAGCGCTCCTGGTGCTTCAGAAGGGCTTCTCATTCGGGGAGAGCGTGGTCTTCGCGGCCGCCACGGCCCTGGGATTCACGCTCGCCCTCGTCCTCATGGCGGGTATTCGCGAGCGCCTCGAGCTCGCCGACGTGCCAAAGCGGATGCAGGGAGGGCCCATTACGCTCATCACCGCAGGGCTTCTCTCCCTCGCCTTCATGGGCTTCAGCGGGATGATGTGA
- a CDS encoding RnfABCDGE type electron transport complex subunit G, protein MAKMSSTLKNMAVVLGVIALLSSFLLALVYRGTAPVIEHVQKEKQAAAIREVLPLFDNDPVKDAITFEDVPELVFFPALKGDSLVGVAVRTYTDKGFSGRFWLMAGFLPDGTIHNVVVIEHKETPGLGANMTTEKFRAQFRGKNPAEFPLVVKKDGGPVDALTAATISSRAFCDALQRAYDALMAHLPQIESPLTSKEAAQ, encoded by the coding sequence ATGGCTAAGATGTCTTCCACCCTCAAGAACATGGCAGTGGTGCTCGGAGTCATCGCCCTCCTCTCCTCTTTCCTCCTTGCCCTGGTATACCGAGGTACGGCCCCTGTGATAGAGCACGTGCAGAAAGAAAAACAGGCGGCGGCCATCAGGGAGGTCCTTCCTCTCTTCGACAACGACCCTGTGAAGGATGCCATCACCTTTGAGGATGTCCCAGAACTCGTCTTCTTTCCGGCACTCAAGGGGGATTCGCTCGTGGGCGTGGCGGTGCGCACCTATACCGACAAGGGATTCTCCGGCAGGTTCTGGCTCATGGCGGGATTTCTTCCGGATGGCACCATCCACAACGTGGTGGTGATCGAGCACAAGGAGACCCCCGGTCTGGGTGCCAACATGACCACCGAAAAGTTCAGGGCTCAGTTCCGCGGAAAGAATCCCGCGGAATTCCCCCTTGTGGTAAAGAAAGATGGCGGCCCGGTGGATGCCCTCACCGCGGCCACCATCAGTTCCAGGGCGTTCTGTGACGCCTTGCAGCGGGCGTACGATGCGCTTATGGCACACCTCCCGCAGATAGAGTCCCCACTCACCTCCAAGGAGGCTGCACAATGA
- a CDS encoding SoxR reducing system RseC family protein: MATVQNISHDGVVVAREENRVRIVMQRSTLCSHCAARGACTLGDSQEQELLVTTEEPVEPGERVRLVIEERLGWKAILLGLALPAFLLLGGIFASLALGAAEVVSAIVGLGTVALYYGILALFRKSLERSFSVRVERHSHTTR, translated from the coding sequence ATGGCCACTGTGCAGAACATTTCGCACGACGGTGTGGTGGTCGCTCGGGAAGAGAACCGTGTCCGCATCGTCATGCAACGCTCCACCCTCTGTTCCCACTGTGCGGCACGAGGTGCCTGCACTCTGGGAGATTCGCAAGAGCAGGAACTCCTCGTCACGACGGAGGAACCGGTGGAGCCCGGCGAGCGGGTCCGCCTGGTCATAGAGGAGCGTCTGGGCTGGAAGGCCATCCTTTTGGGTCTCGCCCTCCCTGCTTTCCTCCTCCTGGGAGGGATCTTCGCGTCCTTGGCTCTGGGTGCAGCCGAGGTCGTCTCCGCGATTGTGGGACTGGGGACCGTGGCCCTCTACTACGGTATCCTCGCCCTCTTCCGGAAGAGCCTGGAACGCAGTTTCAGCGTGAGGGTGGAACGCCACTCCCATACCACACGATGA
- a CDS encoding RnfABCDGE type electron transport complex subunit D, which produces MDQKLVVSLSPHAKAPFRVQTVMLIVILALFPALISSIYFFGIRALLVEIVSVGTAVFTEWFIQRVLLKRPSSVHDLSAVVAGLLLAFNLPSSIPLWQVAAGAIFAIGIAKMAFGGLGTNPFNPALAGRAFMLVSFPVEMTTWPQPVVTRTLMKPDALTGATPLGILKEGVKSGLSLDQIADKLPSRWDLFIGHVGGSLGETSALALLIGGLLLVLLRVISWRIPVFYLGSLAALTGIFHLIAPSRYADPLFHLLSGGVMLGAFFMATDLVTSPMTAPGQIVYALGGGLLAGLIRLFGSYPEGCSYSILIMNAFVPLIDRAFPPSRFGARPVQTQMKEARHG; this is translated from the coding sequence ATGGATCAGAAGCTCGTCGTTTCACTTTCACCCCACGCGAAGGCACCGTTCCGGGTACAGACGGTGATGCTCATCGTCATCCTTGCCCTCTTCCCCGCCCTCATCTCGAGCATCTACTTCTTTGGGATACGGGCGCTTCTGGTGGAGATTGTGTCCGTGGGCACCGCGGTATTCACCGAGTGGTTCATCCAGCGGGTACTCCTCAAGAGGCCTTCGAGTGTACACGACCTCTCCGCCGTGGTGGCAGGGCTCCTCCTCGCCTTCAACCTCCCCTCCAGCATCCCGCTCTGGCAGGTTGCTGCGGGAGCCATCTTCGCCATCGGGATCGCAAAGATGGCCTTCGGCGGTCTCGGCACCAACCCCTTCAACCCCGCCCTCGCGGGGAGGGCCTTCATGCTCGTGAGCTTTCCGGTGGAGATGACTACATGGCCGCAGCCGGTGGTCACCCGCACGCTCATGAAACCCGACGCCCTCACAGGAGCCACTCCTCTCGGGATTCTCAAGGAAGGGGTGAAGTCAGGGCTCTCCCTCGATCAGATCGCCGACAAGCTTCCCTCGAGGTGGGACCTTTTCATCGGACACGTGGGAGGCTCCCTCGGTGAGACCAGCGCCCTCGCCCTCCTCATAGGTGGACTCCTCCTTGTTCTCCTCAGAGTCATCTCCTGGAGGATCCCTGTGTTCTATCTGGGGAGCCTTGCTGCCCTCACCGGGATCTTTCACCTCATCGCCCCCTCCCGGTATGCAGACCCTTTGTTTCACCTTCTCTCAGGAGGAGTGATGCTCGGTGCCTTTTTCATGGCCACCGACCTGGTGACCAGTCCCATGACCGCTCCGGGCCAGATCGTGTATGCCCTAGGAGGTGGCCTTCTCGCAGGACTCATACGGCTGTTCGGAAGCTATCCAGAGGGTTGCTCCTACTCCATCCTCATCATGAACGCCTTTGTGCCGCTCATCGACCGGGCCTTCCCACCCTCACGCTTCGGCGCCCGTCCGGTTCAGACCCAGATGAAGGAGGCGCGCCATGGCTAA
- the rsxC gene encoding electron transport complex subunit RsxC yields the protein MKYATFPKGGIHPHEHKLTAHLPIEHLPLPEQVVIPLGQHLGAPARALVKRGDQVKVGTRIGEAQGFISAHVHSSVSGKVLKVDEITDLSGYRRPAIFIQVEGDEWEEGIDRSPELVTTCDLSPQEIIERIKEAGIVGMGGAGFPTHVKLSIPPGKEIDTLIINGVECEPYLTADHRLMLEKTDEILVGISLIRKALGGPRVFIGIEANKPDAIKVMRERVKEWEGMEVRPLKVKYPQGAEKQLIKALTGREVPSGKLPLDVGCVVSNVGTAHAVYRAVQKGIPLVERVVTVTGKHLSRPGNFFLRVGTPLEWVFSQLGGLPADTGKVIAGGPMMGKALPNLEVPVTKTTSGILVLPREEVVRRPVEPCIRCAKCVQACPMGLEPYLLERLSARERWEEAEARGVVDCVECGSCAYICPASRPLLDYIRYGKATVMMLRKKRSA from the coding sequence GTGAAGTACGCGACGTTTCCCAAAGGGGGGATTCACCCCCACGAGCACAAACTCACTGCACACCTTCCCATCGAACACCTCCCCTTACCCGAGCAGGTGGTGATCCCCCTGGGGCAGCACCTGGGCGCCCCGGCCCGTGCTCTGGTGAAACGGGGTGACCAGGTAAAGGTCGGCACCCGCATCGGAGAGGCTCAGGGCTTCATCTCTGCTCACGTGCATTCGAGCGTCTCGGGGAAGGTGCTGAAGGTGGACGAGATCACCGATCTGAGCGGGTATCGGAGGCCTGCGATCTTCATCCAGGTGGAAGGAGACGAGTGGGAAGAAGGGATCGACAGGTCACCCGAGCTCGTGACCACTTGTGACCTCTCCCCACAAGAGATCATCGAGCGCATCAAAGAGGCCGGCATCGTGGGGATGGGAGGTGCGGGCTTCCCCACCCACGTGAAGCTCTCCATCCCACCCGGGAAGGAGATCGATACCCTCATCATCAACGGGGTTGAGTGCGAACCCTACCTCACCGCCGACCACAGGCTCATGCTCGAGAAGACCGACGAAATTCTGGTGGGCATCTCGCTCATCCGCAAGGCCTTGGGAGGCCCTCGTGTGTTCATAGGAATAGAGGCGAACAAGCCCGACGCCATCAAAGTGATGAGGGAGCGCGTGAAGGAATGGGAAGGGATGGAAGTGCGACCTCTTAAAGTGAAGTATCCCCAGGGAGCCGAAAAACAGCTCATCAAGGCCCTCACCGGTAGGGAGGTCCCCTCCGGCAAGCTTCCCCTCGATGTAGGGTGCGTGGTGAGCAATGTGGGCACCGCCCATGCGGTCTACCGCGCGGTACAGAAAGGCATACCGCTCGTGGAACGGGTGGTCACGGTGACCGGGAAACACCTCTCCCGACCCGGGAATTTCTTCCTGCGGGTGGGGACCCCCCTGGAATGGGTATTCTCCCAGCTCGGCGGTCTCCCCGCTGATACAGGGAAAGTCATCGCAGGCGGTCCGATGATGGGCAAGGCGCTTCCCAACCTGGAGGTCCCGGTGACAAAGACCACCTCCGGGATTCTGGTTCTCCCGAGGGAGGAGGTAGTGCGAAGACCCGTGGAGCCGTGCATCCGGTGCGCGAAGTGCGTGCAGGCCTGTCCCATGGGTCTCGAGCCCTATCTTCTCGAGCGGCTCTCTGCTCGCGAACGGTGGGAAGAGGCAGAGGCCCGTGGCGTGGTCGACTGTGTGGAGTGCGGATCGTGCGCCTACATCTGCCCTGCATCGAGGCCGCTCCTCGACTATATCCGCTACGGTAAGGCTACGGTGATGATGCTCAGAAAGAAGAGGAGTGCATGA
- a CDS encoding RnfABCDGE type electron transport complex subunit B, which yields MTIIIASVATLVVMAAVFALILYWASRKFAVEEDPRVAAVTEMLPGINCGACGFPGCAGLAKALVSGADKGDTSGLFCPPGGQETMTRIGAFLGVELGGKDIPVAVLRCGGSCEAAPPKFTYDGTRTCRIAHMASMGEGGCPYGCLHYGDCAEACPFDAISMDPVTGLPVVDEEKCTACGVCVEVCPRNLFELRPRGKRGRRVWINCRNTEKGALARKNCAVACIGCGKCVKVCETVTQAITLEHNLAYIDPVKCIACGKCVAECPTGAIAATFTPPALKKKEEALQGS from the coding sequence GTGACTATCATCATCGCTTCTGTCGCCACACTCGTGGTGATGGCCGCTGTGTTCGCACTGATCCTCTACTGGGCTTCGCGTAAGTTTGCGGTGGAGGAGGATCCGCGCGTGGCTGCGGTGACCGAGATGCTTCCGGGTATCAACTGCGGGGCCTGCGGTTTTCCGGGCTGTGCAGGCCTGGCCAAGGCCCTCGTGTCGGGGGCCGATAAAGGCGATACCTCTGGTCTCTTCTGTCCACCCGGTGGGCAGGAGACCATGACGCGTATCGGCGCCTTCCTGGGCGTGGAGCTCGGCGGGAAGGATATCCCGGTGGCGGTCCTACGGTGTGGCGGCTCGTGCGAGGCCGCACCTCCCAAATTTACCTATGATGGGACGCGTACCTGCAGAATTGCGCATATGGCCTCCATGGGCGAAGGAGGCTGTCCGTACGGTTGCCTCCACTACGGCGACTGCGCCGAGGCGTGTCCCTTCGATGCCATCAGTATGGACCCTGTCACCGGGCTTCCTGTGGTGGACGAAGAGAAGTGTACAGCGTGCGGGGTATGTGTGGAGGTGTGTCCCCGGAACCTCTTCGAGCTCAGGCCCAGGGGCAAGCGTGGCAGAAGGGTCTGGATCAACTGCCGGAACACGGAGAAGGGAGCCCTCGCGCGGAAGAACTGTGCGGTCGCCTGTATCGGTTGCGGGAAGTGCGTGAAGGTGTGTGAGACCGTGACCCAGGCGATCACGCTCGAGCACAACCTTGCCTATATCGACCCCGTGAAGTGCATCGCCTGCGGGAAGTGTGTGGCCGAGTGTCCCACGGGCGCCATCGCCGCCACGTTCACCCCGCCGGCACTCAAGAAGAAAGAAGAGGCCCTTCAGGGGTCGTAG